Sequence from the Macadamia integrifolia cultivar HAES 741 unplaced genomic scaffold, SCU_Mint_v3 scaffold1718, whole genome shotgun sequence genome:
AACATATTTTCTAatgcaacaaataaaaaaataaacctcAATAAATTAGCATGCAGAAAATCTAGACACACATACACACTCAGATATGTGACATATATACTtaggggaaaaagaagcctagaaGGTAGCATGGCCTCTTCAACCAGACATAGGAAGAAGGGTGAAATGACTGGGGTGCCCTcatgaaaaatggaaatccCGCTactattgatgcttctacatgtgctcccattggtcccCATGCTGGTGCAGGGGCCACGCTGCCTTTTAGGGACCCTCTCGCATAATTTGGGCAAGAGAACACTACTCGCTTGCCTAGGCAGACCAATGGGAGCTCGTGCGGAGGCATCTTCAACTCAtggatgggggggggggtatcGCAGTCTTTTCACGCCTGGCTGTGTCTAGGCCTAGACACACGCAAgtaggtagcattctttttcccattttgaaAATTGCATGGTCTTCATAAAATCAGCAGTATTTGTTATACCTCCTTTGTGACCATTGCTCTTCTTCCTGCAAAACCTGCAATTTTCCATGGTTATTTGTTTTTGTCTTCTCATGGGTTGCTGCTTTAAAGTAGTTGAAATTTACTGGCTAATTATTGAGTTCTGCTTTGTTCACATCTTTTCCTGTGCAGCTTATGCATGGATTAGTTGGTCTTGCCCTGGGTACTCTATGGAGGTATGCAATTGAAATGTTGTCCAAATGTATATAATCTGTTTAGGTTACCCGACCAAAAGGTTCAAACATTTGCATCATATTCACCCATCAGCAGCTCAACCAATAGCACTGAAGTATATCTTGTGCAACAAGTTGAGCTGCTTCATAAGTGATTCGTACCGGTACATTAAACCTttacggattagtgtagctgTAATAACTCGGGAAATCTTTAAAGTTTATCTACCCTTTTCTATTTGTGCCATTTTGACCTTTTATGTGTGCTTTACAGTTTGTGTAACTGCATGTTGGTTATTCACTTCTCAGGCTAGGGGTGAACTGGAGCCTCTCAATCATCTTTTGTTCACTTGTACTCTCTCCTGCCCTGCCACCTAATATTCATCGCTGGTGCGGATATCTCCTTTGGTTGTTCATGTATTGCTGATGGGGATGCTATTTAATTGATGTGCAGGTTCGAGCCATGGGTGCCATGGGGTATGTCTTAATATCCTCGTTCCTGATAAGAGAAAACATACTTGCTCTGGTAACTAATTATCCTCCAAAAAGCTGAGTTCTTATGGTCTCAGAACTGGCTTCCTTATGTCTTCTGTTGTTCACTTGTTTGTGTGCAGATAACAATAAACATCCATGCTTCTCTTACCTACATACTTACAGCCATAGCTGTAAATACAATTCCATCAATGGATGTGATATACACTATATTCGGGACCTTGGTATCAACTTATTACAACTTTTTTCTTGTTGCTGCTGCTTCAGTTGGTGTGCTAAccagaacatttttttcttgtgaCAGCTTTTGCTGAACTGTGGGTTCTTTGTAttcttgcttcacattctgtaTGCTGTATTCCTTAGCAGACTTGGGATGAAATCTTCTTTGGCACTGCCAAAATGGCTAGAAAAGGCAATATGAGTGCTTTGCTTTTTCGAGGATTGGAAGAACAGTGAAGAATAGTCAAGGCAATATTAATGCTGTTGATGCAGGTGTCATTGTTGTTTCCAATTGTCTTAACAACATTATCAAGAAATTCTCATGTTGCCTATATACTCTAATAGGCAAAGCTTGAGATCCAACTCTCATCAACATCACTACATCAGTGACAATGTTTCTACCTGTTCATGATATATCAAGTCTTGAAGTCATCATATCTCTCTTCAATCTGTATTATTTTTTAAGAGCCATTGTCATGTTTACTGTATAATCATTACTGTAATTTGTCAGTTGTGTAATCATAACTGTAATTGATCAGAGAAAGTATTCgtctcccaccccccccccccccaaaaaaaaaaaaaaaagaatgaaaaagaatTCACGTCAActctattctttttctcttttgattatTTGTGTTGCTAAATGATTATGCAACTGTAATTGACATTAATATACTCCAAGGTTGAGATAGGCCTCAAAAGTGTACTTGTGTGAATAAGGCATCTGAAGAACACCCAATGTTAGACTGACTCACTTGAATTCAAGGATTGGTAACACTTCATGTTGGCATGAATTTAAGGATTAGGGCAGAAACGCAACCCATATTGGAAGAATTGGTTCAGTGAGTTCCATTGTTGATCATTTATATGTAGTATGGAGGATGTGTACTGCAAGGCTGGTATGGGCGGATGTACAACGCAAGCAATCCCTCTGGAATCAAGCATTGATTCATACCAGTTAGTACACTAATTACTGTCCATTGGGTTCATATGAGAAAAGGAATCAATGACAAAAGGCTGAAGGTGGAATGTGTTTCTCCTCGGAGATATCAAGTTCGCGGTGGTGtttataacagaaatttataaGCAGAGATGTTTGGATTCCACAGTTTAAGAGTCACAAGTTTAACCACTAAAATGGCTGCAAAAATTTTGAGTGCATCTTTGAGTACTTATACCATTGGATGCTCTAATAGGTGGACTTGCTCATTACGTTGTACACATTGGTGGTGATTCTTATGAAAACTTTCCTTACATATGAAATTTAAGATCTTCTTCTGGAGATTTTGCAGGGGAGGGATTCTCACtaaggatattttggaaaaATCGAAGCAAACTAACTTATTGTGTGTTTTCTGCGGTGACCACATCCCAAATCATATGCACCTGTTTTTATCTTGTGAGTTGACCAAGCAGATTTGGGCCGCATGCCCTTTATTGCGTTATGTTTCAATAATAACATCATTGGGAAGGATAACCAGATAAGTTTCTTTTCCTATCATTTTATCctattttatttggaatcaCTGGAACAAAGTCACTTTTAAACACGAAAATCGTAATCCCCACAAAATCCTCACCTCAACACTTTTGGTAGTatattaagggcccgtttgataatgtttcaagaaaagcgtttctgccgtttctgtttccagaaacagaaaaaacggagtaaaaagcgtttgataaaactgtttcgtttcacctatttttagaaataaaaatagaaatttttacttatttatggtttaagaaacgacctaggcgaaaaaagttcaacttgtttcgccgtttctgaaaacgacttgtggccattctttcattggttactatcgacttctaaaaacatgacttatcaaacaccttcaattccatttctgtttctagaaacggaaatttatgtttctgccgtttcttgaaacagaaacggcagaaatgttatcaaacgggccctaacatTGATTTCAAGAAACATCAATTACAGTCAAGTCTTCAAATAcaatcttctctctccatccCAACTTTgttgtttccaaaatttgattttatcttaatgATTTCTGTTGCGGTTAAGATTATGAATCCCAAATTAAGTGGTTGGGCAACCCGTTTTCTCTTAAGGGGGAATGTCTCTCATTCCCGACTGATTACTTGATGAGATGGGATTCCATTGAGGCAGCAACCAAGGATTTCCTTAGCGAAGTCAAAGAAGCACAGCTGAAAGGATGGATGATTAAGATTTAAGGAGGTGTGGTCTAATTCGGAAGATCTCCATAGAGTACTAACTGACTTGAcagccacttcatggcccttgAGCACTTTCACTCAATTTTTGGATGTCTATAACCTCTAAAGTAAACTTTCCTCTATTGCTCAGACCTACGAATGAACTGGTTTATTTTTTGGTCAAGATAGCCATTACGACTATGAATAGGTGTATTAACTATAATTTTTGTAATCCAGATGACACTGTGATGCAgcttttgtaattttcttttcctttttcagaaaaaataattattattataataaagatCGAGTGGAATGAATTGAACCCAGAAAGGGTAGTGCTAGAGAAGATAGCATAGAGTTGGGCTATGGGTGTGTGTTAGTGAAGCGCCTAAGGGCAATATGGGAATAATACTCTCTTTTAGGCAGATTTGGTTCAACCTAGTTTGATTTGCTTCGGTTGGTTCTTTTAAAAGGCCACCCCAAACACATCAGTAAAGCACATATTATACGTTTCAAAAGGCCAGATTGGATTTGAAGCCCCGACAGAATTGAACCAGAACCGGACATCTTGACGGTCTACTCCTACCAAAACTGGATTTGATTGAATCTGGTAAAACCCGACGGCCAAAGTGGGACATAACTTATTTGTTTTGATAAGTGATGAAAAAAACCAGCCGGTTGAAAAATGCCCTGTTCCATGGATTGAACAATGCAGTATAAAACTAGAAACAGCCAGGTGAACCATGTACATTAGAATGTGGAAGAGCTCTGGTGATGGATGACTGGCAAGATATATTCAAATGCACTCCAGTGGTTATGACTGGCTCCAAATTTAAATTGATGGAATGGCAAAACTGGATTTAAATAATCAGAGGCTTGGTTGAGTTGCATTAGCCGAGAGAGGTTTACTCATAAGTCATCCTCCAGAAATAACTAATATAATTTCTGTGCTAGCTCATTCAGAATATCCATTCACATTTTAACATTAAGAAGATAGTTGTAGAAGGTAAATCAAGCACATGGAAGATTACTTGAGAATCCCTACAAACTATAGTAAAACATGCCAAAGATTGTTGTCAAGCCAATCTCAAACTATGCCATAAAAAGCATGCAAATTATGGATTAGAAACAGGCTGGAACTTTACATTGTTGATTATGGAAAACCAATGGTTAAATGGTCTGCACATTATTAACCACACTAATAAAAGAATACCGGATTAGAAATGAACCTCCCTCTTCATATGGGCAGAAAGATACACTCAAAATTGGTTCCAACATCATCTGTATAATACGATAAGGCTCCAAACCAGGTTAGCCCAAAGAAGAGTTATAAAAAGGATAATTGAACACATATTCTGTACATAGCTACAGACATCAACCAGAACTGCCTTCTCTATAGGTTAGAAGGATTGGGGTTTTCACTTGGAACCTCTACCATCAATATCTGTCCTCTTCGTACGAAAAGAATGAAATCTTTCAGTACTGAGCTGGACATGCTAATTGTGCTTAGAACAGCTCCATCACAAGGTTTCGGAAGTCAGtttgttttcttcttatttccttttttttcttctcccactttttctatttccttttttgaactcaagtccttttttttattttttattttttttattttaaataaactACCTTGGTAGCTAACTTGCACCAGATCCCTTCATCTGTGCATGAAGACAGTTCGAATCATCAGATACGAGTGCATCAGCTCCAGCTTTCTCTCAGATGAATGTTTTGAATGCCTGTTGAAATGTCTGTGATAGAGCTAATTTGAGCATCTGTAGAGCGATTCTGTACCCAGTTCATCCAGTCTCCACGTCTACGCATTTTATTTCCCTGTAATAACAATCATCATAAGTAAATCCACTCATTTCAAAGCATACCAGATGTTAAACGCTAAATAAAGACTTACTTGTACTTCTACAACAGCAGAGAGTTGCAATGATCTCAGTATCAGGTTGATATCACTTGTCATGGCTTTAACCTAAGCAATatcaaatgaaaggaaaagtaccatcaataaataaaaaggacatTTTAAAAGGGAAAACTAAGAGAGGCAAAAAGAACTAATGATGATAAAAACAATGTacgagggaaaaaaaaaaaaaatgacattttaaaGGGAAAAGTAAAAAAGGCAAAAAGGACCAGCAAGCACTGAAGGGGTGGGGGGATAAGGAATATAGTTTTATTTATCACAATTTTGTACTTTTAAATGCAAAAATCCCAGAATTAAATTACATGCCTACAAGGTCCATTTGGTTTTATCCTTGTGCAAGTATCTGAGAAGGATCTTCCCTAGCCACTTGCTAAAAACCCCCCACCAACTTTTGGAAGGAACACCAAATACATATGGGAGGAGAAAATAGCTTAATTGCTCTGGTAACAATGAAGACTTAGTGATAGAATGCAGCAAAAAACATCAGGTGGGACAAAAGCTGAGTGCTTTTTTCCCCAGATCAATGATTAGTGCAACTATGGATATGTAGGGAAGTAGGAAAATTTGTATTCAAATATTTACCTACAGATGATATTGAAATGCACAGAATGATCAACTAAATTTAATGTCAGATCCTATGTCAATAATATACCTTAAACACACTAGCACAGGTAAACAAACCATccttaaattaaaatatattttagttcaTAAGAGGCACCCAGAAGAAAAATTGCAGTGAAGGTTGCATTTCACTGAGCAATGGAAGCTGGTTGTATTACATCTGTTTCCAAGGAAATGAAAATAGGGCTCAAATACTTTACCACATTCATGCATATGTGTAGCAATATtacaagagaaacaaaaataacaaattGATAGCAAACTTGAACAAGAAATGCAATTAGAGATATAAATATATCCAGACAAAAAATTCTACTTTGGACCTATACACATGTCCAGGAGTATTCAAACAAGGTGCCTGGACTTTTGACCTTGGCAGCAATCTATCATACCAACAGTTGTACACTCGAGTGGTTTTCAGATATTATATATGATGCAATGTTAGTTAAAATTTATCCGACTTAAAAGGAAAGATCAATCAAAACTTGAAGTACCAAGTATTCTACGTAAGATGTTACTGCTTTTCGTTTTGTGGCCCTTATTCATAATTGCAATCATATTTTGATAACAAAAAGCTATATCTGAAACTTTCTTCTCTGCTTTTTCCCTACGTTTGTCCGATTTTCTGGACTTGGATTTGAGTAGCAGAGATACCTGGTAAATGACAATGAATAGGATCATAATATATCTTGGACTGCCTCGGCATAAATTCACAAGAAAATTTGTGAAAGAGATTGGTGCGATGATAAGAAACATGGTCACTGAAACGATTAGTTGATTTTGTTCGAAGAGCACTGAATCCAATCAAAGATAATTGGTTCAACTAAGATGGGGTAGCGGAAGAAATGGGAAAAGGAATGCAATTATCTGTTTGATATCTTATCTCTATCTCCCCAAAAAGTCATAGAAGACAGatgagaaggaaaaacaaagaagtGACAAAAggtggagagaagagaaagggggaagttaGTGTTTGTGTCCATAGCAGAAGAGGCAATGCAATAAGGGGGGCCCAAATGGTGGGAGATGGGTTCAGAAGTGGCTGTGAGGCTCTCACCGTGGAAACTGGGAACCGGTGATTGGTGGAAAATCAATGAATGATTCAGATTAACTTTATGCCAGATCTATGGATACAATTGAAAGACGTCAGAATAGTacaccacccaccccccccccccccaaaaaaaaaagaagagtagaAAGAAAGACAAGctgtgaaaaagaaaaaccagaaaatgTAGCAGAAAAGTAGCAGTATCAATGgaaaatactcaaaccacaatAGAAGAGAAATATGCTCGTGGAGACACATGAAGTCATGTGCAAGGGATGTAGAGGAGATATATGAAGACTCTTGGTCTCAACTGCGATTAAATCTGTGGTCTTCATTGTTGATCATCTATAAAATGCTTCCTTTCTATCCGACATTAGTGATACAAAAGCCTCTCAAACTCTAGCCCTCATAGTCCATTAACCTATTTACTATCAGCATCAGTACTGTAGTTAGTTAATTTCcttctccaaaataaaaaataaataaacaaaaacaggCCCCTGCttcaaatcaaacaaaagatgtAGGATGTTAACCAAATCAAAACTCAGAAATAATTTAATACATTTACATGAACATCCCACATAACAACATAGGCAAAGAAATACCACCCTTGGCTAGATCATCAACCACTTCATTTCCGAACCTCGGTCCAACAGAATGAGATGTTCATCAGGGAAGCCAAAGCCCAAAACTCTATGAGATAGAGAATCTTCCACCTTCTAGGGAGGTTAGCTCATAAATTGATTAACAAGTTTAGAAGTTAAATTAGTACATGAATATactaagttttcttttttttcgaaGGGGTTACATCATCTTTTCTTTGGAGAGGGGGAGGAGGATGAAGAGTCCTCCCAAAACAGTAtctaataaaaatgaaaacttaTTGAATATGTTTCTTCCTTAAGTCATATTGGTTACATAAAACAAACAGTTGCCTCCATACAATCAGGTTCCTAAACAATTACCTCAAACATATTTCCTTCCACAACCAATATTACCTATTATCCTAAAGAAGAAAACTCATCTTTTTCAGGCACAGAGTGTCTCTTGAATTAACATACCACATGTtctacgttttttttttttttcagagatGCTTTAACTAGAGACAATATGACCTAGAGGTcaagcataaaaataaaagaatgagaCATTTTTAAGAGCAATAGGATTTTGCAAACTTCAGGGTTTCATAAAAATGACTTCATAACTATATTACAGCACAAGAAAATAGATGTCAGAGTAATCACCCTTCTAAACCCTGCAATACGATGAACGGGAATCCAGCCTTCATCATCCATCAAGCTCTTCATGTAACCATCCTTCTCCAAGTTCTCCTTACTACATTGTCAACCATAAaagttaaatttaaattttaggaAAACACTAATCAACATGTCTacacaaaaagagaaaagtcAAGGAATTTTTGAAGTACCTGAAGTAATACTCAATTTGATAGAGTATTTTGTTGCACATTCCAACTTCTGAGTTTGGAAAAATAGGTTGATTGTATGTTAATGCTCCACTTATTGCATCAATGTATGGTGGCGGGGAGGGCACTGAAGGCAGAGACACCGGAGGACAATACCATGGATTTGACACCTCTGTAAAGTGCAGTGTTAGACTGATCAGAGTAATAATGCCtaaaaagaatagaagaagaagaaactcaccTGAATAGTTTGCATTGCCGTAATAAGGGAACATATAGCCAGGAATTGGTGGAGGAGGAGGTTGATGGTTTACGTTAAAGTATGGAGAGTTAATCATTGGAGTTGAATGAAGAAAAGAGTGTATTAACGAACGTCTTGGTCCAAGAAATTCAGATGATCCATTAATAAATCCATGGTGGATTTGCTGCCGCGAATTCACCCATCTAGCATTGGTATTGCAATTGAATCCACCCCGATTATGATTCCAATGGCTGCTTTGCTGTTGTTGATGACCGGTAGTCGAAAAATTATGATTTGGTAACACATATCCTCCTCTTTTTCCTCCTTTCGAATTGAACCCATTAGCTCTCTGATTCCGACGAAACCCATCTGAATGATAATGCTGATGATGAATTCGGTTAGCGCCGTAATTATATTGGCTTGAAGACTGACTCCTAGGCCCCATTGAGGATGGACTAGAGGAGGAAGATGTCACTGTACTATGCTCCGACCTAGGAGCAGAGTCATCAACAGAAACTGAAACCGTGGAATCAATAGCTGAAGACGAAGACAAACACTCATTTTTGTTAGCACCAGCCATCTCGGTAGGAACAGGCTCACAAGTCGCAATTTCTGTTGAGAGGATCACCtgcacccaaaagaaaaagatcctCAAAATCTCTTTAGTTaccagaaaaccctaaaactagaACGACCCACGCCATAGAAAGAGATGAGATTGAGATTGATAGAGAAAAAGTAGAGAAAATAAAGACCTCAGGAGAGGGAACTCTCTGAATAGAGAGAGCTGGCCAAGACGAAGCATCCATGACAGAATCCATTACCAATGCATGCAGCTTGAGGTTCAGAGAGTTAGTTTTTTTTCCAAGGGTTGCTTGAGATGGTGGTACTCATGATCGGACTGGTTAGCCATGAAGGTAAGAGCTTCTGAGACGAGGCTTTCAGGGCCGAAATCGAAAAGAAAAAGACCACTTAAAGCTTACAGTGTTCATGTCGTTTTCGGATATAAATAAATAGAGGAAATTACAGACCCAACATATATTGGTTTTGGAGAGTTTTGGAGTTTCCTTATCCTGGTAGGAATCTCTTCCTAGTTCCTAGTCATCATCGTCCTTGAGCCTTGAGGGGTCTGGGACATAACGGTATTTCTTTCCGACAGGTTTTACAGATCGGTATCGGATTAGTCGGCCCATGTCAGCTTGAATCAGTCGAtttgtgtttggtagctaagaaaaataaaagacaatgaCAAAATCATTGTGTTATGCATCTATCTTTTacctcaaattcaattttttttttttgaattttttttcttttttctttaccaTCAAACATAGTCTTAGTTTTCATTaaaatttagaaatttttttaataaaaaa
This genomic interval carries:
- the LOC122064699 gene encoding la-related protein 1B-like gives rise to the protein MDSVMDASSWPALSIQRVPSPEVILSTEIATCEPVPTEMAGANKNECLSSSSAIDSTVSVSVDDSAPRSEHSTVTSSSSSPSSMGPRSQSSSQYNYGANRIHHQHYHSDGFRRNQRANGFNSKGGKRGGYVLPNHNFSTTGHQQQQSSHWNHNRGGFNCNTNARWVNSRQQIHHGFINGSSEFLGPRRSLIHSFLHSTPMINSPYFNVNHQPPPPPIPGYMFPYYGNANYSEVSNPWYCPPVSLPSVPSPPPYIDAISGALTYNQPIFPNSEVGMCNKILYQIEYYFSKENLEKDGYMKSLMDDEGWIPVHRIAGFRRVKAMTSDINLILRSLQLSAVVEVQGNKMRRRGDWMNWVQNRSTDAQISSITDISTGIQNIHLRESWS